Proteins encoded within one genomic window of Acidobacteriota bacterium:
- a CDS encoding AMP-binding protein: MQLFDRTLGEWLEYWAETTPDREYIVYSDRDLRFTWRQFNRRVDEAALGLLAIGVRKGDHVGIWAQNVPEWLTYMYACAKLGAVYVTVNTNHKQHELEYQVKHSDMHTLLITEGTWESSYVDMVYEMLPELKECMRGRLRSERFPVMKNVVFIGQEKYRGMYNSAELQLLGANMDPRALEEIKRTVRPDDVMMMQYTSGTTGFPKGVMLSHYNLANNGYMTGEHMQFTAEDKLCVCVPLFHCFGVTLATTNCLTHGCTQVMVERFDALVVLASIHKERCTALYGVPTMFIEELNHPMFPMFDMSSLRTGIMAGALCPVELMRRVSDRMFMRITSVYGLTESSPGMTQTRIDDPFEWRCQTVGRPYEHTEVAVIDPKTRKICADGEQGEICCRGYLVMKGYYKNPEATAEAVDASGFLHSGDLGYRDADGNYRITGRIKDMIIRGGENIYPREVEEYLYHLEGIKDVQVVGVASEKYGEEVGAFIILKEGAELDEVAVQEFCRGRIARHKIPRYIFFVDRFPLTGSGKIQKFKLREQSLELLRERGVTPP, encoded by the coding sequence ATGCAACTCTTCGACCGAACCCTGGGGGAATGGCTGGAGTACTGGGCGGAAACGACTCCCGACCGGGAGTATATCGTCTATTCCGACCGCGACCTGCGCTTCACCTGGCGGCAGTTCAACCGGCGGGTGGACGAGGCCGCCCTCGGCCTGCTCGCCATCGGGGTGCGGAAGGGGGACCACGTCGGCATCTGGGCGCAGAACGTGCCCGAATGGCTGACGTACATGTACGCCTGCGCCAAGCTGGGCGCGGTCTACGTTACGGTCAACACCAACCACAAGCAGCACGAGCTCGAGTACCAGGTGAAACATTCGGACATGCACACCCTTCTCATCACCGAGGGGACCTGGGAGTCGAGCTACGTGGACATGGTCTACGAGATGCTGCCCGAACTGAAGGAATGCATGCGGGGCCGGCTGCGGAGCGAGCGGTTCCCGGTGATGAAAAACGTGGTCTTCATCGGGCAGGAGAAGTACCGCGGGATGTACAACAGCGCCGAGCTGCAGCTGCTCGGGGCCAACATGGACCCGCGGGCGCTCGAGGAGATCAAGCGGACGGTGCGCCCCGACGACGTCATGATGATGCAGTACACCTCCGGCACCACCGGGTTTCCCAAGGGGGTGATGCTGTCGCACTACAACCTGGCCAACAACGGGTACATGACGGGCGAACACATGCAGTTCACGGCCGAGGACAAGCTCTGCGTCTGCGTCCCGCTCTTTCACTGCTTCGGCGTGACCCTGGCCACCACGAACTGCCTGACGCACGGCTGCACCCAGGTGATGGTGGAGCGGTTCGACGCGCTGGTGGTCCTGGCCTCGATCCACAAGGAGCGCTGCACCGCCCTCTACGGCGTCCCCACCATGTTCATCGAGGAGCTCAACCACCCGATGTTCCCGATGTTCGACATGTCCAGCCTCCGGACCGGGATCATGGCCGGGGCCCTCTGCCCGGTGGAACTGATGCGCCGGGTGAGCGACAGGATGTTCATGCGGATCACCAGCGTGTACGGCCTGACCGAGTCGTCGCCGGGGATGACGCAGACCCGCATCGACGACCCCTTCGAATGGCGCTGCCAGACGGTGGGCCGCCCTTACGAGCACACCGAGGTGGCCGTCATCGACCCCAAGACCCGGAAGATCTGCGCGGACGGGGAGCAGGGGGAGATCTGCTGCCGCGGTTACCTGGTCATGAAGGGGTACTACAAGAACCCCGAGGCGACGGCCGAGGCGGTCGACGCCAGCGGCTTCCTCCACTCGGGCGACCTCGGGTACCGGGACGCGGACGGCAACTACCGGATCACCGGGCGGATCAAGGACATGATCATCCGCGGGGGGGAGAACATCTATCCCCGGGAGGTCGAGGAATACCTCTACCACCTGGAGGGGATCAAGGACGTGCAGGTGGTGGGGGTGGCCTCGGAGAAGTACGGCGAGGAGGTCGGCGCCTTCATCATCCTCAAGGAGGGGGCGGAACTGGACGAGGTCGCGGTCCAGGAATTCTGCCGCGGCCGGATCGCCCGCCACAAGATCCCCCGGTACATCTTCTTCGTCGACCGCTTCCCGCTCACGGGCAGCGGCAAGATCCAGAAGTTCAAGCTCCGGGAGCAGAGCCTCGAACTCCTCCGGGAGCGCGGCGTCACCCCGCCCTGA
- a CDS encoding ATP-binding cassette domain-containing protein, protein MLKVNALSAAAGEFRLRGIDLEVAQGECHAVLGPSGSGKSTLLNALLGILPPLGGSIRLDGEEITNRPMEERGLGYLPQSIGLFPHLTVRENIRYSPRARGLSPGSYQPLVDMLVEATGIGELLGRLPQTLSGGERQRVGLVRALASRPRLVLLDEPFASLNESLRQEIWRLLRELQRRQRLTVLLVTHNLMEAYFLAGRISILMDGRIRQTGDRASVYRRPATESIARFLGINNLWEGVVKGRQGDWLTVECPAAGILASLPAGEEDPTPRTRVMVGILPEHVAFRDAAHPPRPDEHVLTGRIHLLDLGPRSVVQFQPDGADLVLEFHAGRRMVEHFDLRDGQTGVMVGLPRSALFWMNKE, encoded by the coding sequence ATGCTTAAGGTGAACGCTCTCAGCGCGGCGGCGGGGGAGTTCCGGCTGCGGGGCATCGACCTGGAGGTGGCGCAAGGGGAATGCCACGCGGTGCTCGGCCCCTCCGGTTCCGGAAAATCCACGCTGCTCAACGCCCTGCTCGGCATCCTGCCGCCGCTGGGGGGATCCATCCGGCTCGACGGGGAAGAGATCACGAACCGGCCGATGGAAGAGCGGGGCCTGGGCTACCTGCCGCAGTCGATCGGGCTCTTCCCCCACCTGACCGTGCGCGAAAACATCCGTTACAGCCCCCGCGCGCGCGGCCTCAGTCCGGGCTCATACCAGCCCCTCGTCGATATGCTGGTCGAGGCCACGGGCATCGGCGAGCTGCTGGGACGCCTCCCCCAGACCCTCTCCGGGGGCGAAAGGCAGCGTGTCGGGCTGGTGCGGGCGCTGGCCAGCCGCCCGCGCCTGGTCCTGCTCGACGAACCCTTCGCTTCGCTGAACGAATCGCTCCGGCAGGAGATCTGGCGGCTGTTGCGGGAGCTGCAGCGCCGGCAGCGGCTGACGGTCCTGCTCGTCACCCACAACCTGATGGAGGCCTATTTCCTGGCCGGCAGGATCAGCATCCTCATGGACGGACGCATCCGGCAGACGGGCGACAGGGCGTCGGTGTACCGCCGGCCGGCCACGGAATCGATCGCGCGCTTCCTGGGGATCAACAACCTCTGGGAAGGGGTCGTGAAGGGGCGGCAGGGGGATTGGCTGACGGTGGAATGCCCGGCCGCCGGAATTTTGGCGTCGCTTCCTGCGGGGGAGGAGGACCCGACGCCCCGGACCCGCGTCATGGTCGGCATCCTCCCGGAACATGTGGCCTTTCGCGATGCCGCGCATCCGCCCAGGCCGGACGAACACGTGCTGACGGGACGGATCCATCTCCTCGACCTGGGCCCGAGGTCCGTCGTTCAGTTTCAGCCCGACGGGGCGGACCTCGTTCTCGAATTCCACGCCGGCCGCCGGATGGTCGAGCACTTCGACCTGAGGGACGGCCAGACCGGAGTCATGGTCGGCCTGCCCCGGAGCGCCCTGTTCTGGATGAACAAAGAGTGA
- a CDS encoding ABC transporter permease gives MNLRRTTIAAALAVLGLYGGLILSLAWFLDPSTLRETLGSARTLFSIRLSLVAASLAALLAILLAVPAAYGLSRYRFRFRELVDTVLEFPIIVSPAALGAILLIFFNNPVGEWVQDYGVRFVFTFLGIILAQFVTVLGVAVRLLKTSFDEVPVELETVARSLGATPRHAFFTVTLPLARRGLLAAFILSWAKALGEFGATIMVAGTMAMRTETLPIAIFMRLAGADIEGTVALILVLVLTGLAALSLSRWLLGKVAHA, from the coding sequence ATGAATCTTCGCCGCACCACCATTGCCGCCGCCCTCGCGGTCCTGGGGCTTTACGGCGGGCTCATCCTCTCCCTCGCCTGGTTCCTGGACCCCTCCACCCTGCGCGAAACGCTGGGCTCGGCCCGGACCCTGTTCTCCATCCGCCTCTCCCTCGTCGCGGCCTCCCTTGCCGCCCTCCTGGCGATCCTGCTGGCGGTGCCGGCGGCCTACGGACTGTCGCGCTACCGGTTCCGCTTCCGGGAGCTGGTCGACACCGTCCTGGAGTTTCCCATCATCGTGTCTCCCGCGGCGCTGGGCGCGATCCTGTTGATCTTCTTCAACAACCCGGTCGGGGAATGGGTCCAGGATTACGGGGTCCGGTTCGTCTTCACCTTCCTGGGCATCATCCTGGCGCAGTTCGTGACGGTCCTCGGGGTGGCGGTGCGCCTGCTGAAAACATCCTTCGACGAGGTCCCCGTCGAACTGGAAACGGTCGCCCGCTCCCTTGGCGCGACGCCGCGCCACGCCTTTTTCACCGTCACCCTGCCTCTGGCCCGCCGCGGGCTCCTGGCCGCCTTCATCCTGTCGTGGGCCAAGGCGCTCGGCGAATTCGGGGCGACGATCATGGTGGCCGGGACCATGGCAATGCGCACGGAAACCCTCCCCATCGCGATTTTCATGCGTCTGGCGGGCGCCGACATCGAGGGAACGGTGGCGCTGATCCTCGTGCTGGTGCTGACGGGGCTTGCGGCGCTGTCCCTCTCCCGCTGGCTGCTGGGAAAGGTGGCGCATGCTTAA
- the modA gene encoding molybdate ABC transporter substrate-binding protein — MTKLLPAFLGLLAGFGVGEATAAESLLVYAGAASKPPTEEAARLYTEKTGVKIELVFGGSGSVLSQMKLARQGDIYFPGSSDYMEKAKRGGDVYADTERILVYLVSAINVPRGNPHGIRTLKDLTRPGLRVAIANPETVCVGTYAVEIVEKSFGAAEKAAFRRNLVNYTESCERTATAISLKMADAVIGWSVFEHWDPARIETVRIPAAQVPRIGYIPVAVSRFTRDRKAAQAFIDFLAGPEGRRIFARHKYFATPREAMDWLGAEKPVGGEYALPAGWVGK, encoded by the coding sequence ATGACAAAACTCCTTCCTGCTTTTCTCGGGCTCCTGGCGGGCTTCGGCGTGGGGGAGGCCACCGCCGCCGAAAGCCTGCTGGTCTACGCGGGGGCCGCCTCCAAGCCCCCCACCGAGGAGGCGGCGCGCCTGTACACGGAAAAAACCGGCGTCAAGATCGAACTGGTGTTCGGTGGTTCCGGGTCGGTCCTCTCGCAGATGAAGCTGGCCCGCCAGGGGGACATCTATTTTCCGGGATCGTCCGATTACATGGAAAAAGCCAAGCGCGGCGGGGACGTCTACGCGGATACGGAAAGAATCCTCGTCTACCTGGTTTCGGCCATCAACGTGCCCAGGGGCAATCCGCACGGGATCCGCACCCTGAAGGACCTGACCCGGCCCGGCCTGCGCGTCGCCATCGCCAACCCCGAAACGGTCTGCGTCGGGACCTACGCCGTGGAGATCGTCGAAAAGTCCTTCGGCGCCGCGGAAAAGGCGGCCTTCCGGCGCAATCTCGTCAATTACACCGAATCGTGCGAACGGACGGCGACCGCGATTTCCCTGAAGATGGCGGACGCCGTGATCGGATGGAGCGTGTTCGAGCACTGGGACCCGGCCCGCATCGAGACGGTCCGGATCCCTGCGGCCCAGGTGCCCCGGATCGGTTACATCCCGGTGGCGGTATCCCGGTTCACCCGGGACAGGAAAGCGGCGCAGGCGTTCATCGATTTCCTGGCGGGTCCCGAGGGGCGCAGGATTTTCGCCCGCCACAAATATTTCGCGACGCCCCGGGAGGCCATGGACTGGCTGGGCGCCGAAAAGCCGGTGGGAGGCGAGTATGCCCTGCCCGCCGGGTGGGTCGGGAAATAG
- a CDS encoding TonB-dependent receptor, whose protein sequence is MPMLRSLRRPLTLLLLLAPLFWASPSGAQTKQLRAWLDDLAFLASEALGPEERRAGTEAIVSAVRRWIDLYPGGGVAAPEVPARPWNDEVTRSVITRLGETVQKLLERSPGRPFELGTLEISVTAETSPLSPVVSTLDHEEIRRLYAVDLAEAVPHLPGIGVDHNSSSGRAGLMIRGFDTRQVGLYLDGIPLYVPYDGFVDVSRFLSSDLAAIEVAKGYSSPLLGPNGLGGSVNLVTRRPEKELDVDAALGTGSGDRLESWLHLGTAWRRFFLQGGVDRVQTDSFPLSGGYEPTPMQPDHERINSDRADTRFNGRLGWTPRDGDQYVLSYVRQESDYGVPPYSGTDTRNNKPKFWRWPDWKREMAYFTSRTTLGNTGDLKLRVFYDRYRNAMTGFTDATYSGLSSVAPLDDHSLGTSAEFSTRRFSRNALGISFFLKDDIHEESSISYSGESPLGQPWRRQHDRMMSIGVQDVVTLSSRLKGTVGFSADYLDAVDAEDLLTTVTGSGSERATVYTIAPFDCPGSDCLARTWGLNPLASLSYAVSESGSLFFSFARKSHFPTLKDRYSYRYGRAIPNPSLQPEHARNWNLGYAHALGRGTMLQADLFRSDVGDAIQNALVPEEFEGQCPSLAGGMCQQAVNVGTETHQGVEFTLRSAPVPRLAINANYSYLNWTLSGPSNMLGVHPVRAPRHKVVGTADYGLARDIHLMAAARYESGTVTTNDSGAIVPASRFATVDVGVIVPLGRGARLTGGVKNLLDRNYHYQEGFPEPGRNWHLSLRWLH, encoded by the coding sequence ATGCCTATGCTTCGATCACTTCGACGCCCGCTGACCCTCCTTCTCCTCCTCGCCCCCCTCTTCTGGGCTTCCCCGTCGGGAGCGCAGACGAAACAGCTGCGCGCCTGGCTCGACGACCTGGCTTTCCTCGCGAGCGAAGCGCTCGGCCCCGAAGAGCGGCGGGCCGGGACCGAGGCGATAGTCTCGGCCGTCCGGCGCTGGATCGACCTTTACCCGGGCGGGGGCGTGGCCGCGCCCGAGGTCCCGGCGCGGCCCTGGAACGACGAGGTGACAAGGAGCGTCATCACCCGGCTCGGCGAGACCGTGCAGAAGCTGCTGGAGCGCAGCCCGGGGCGCCCCTTCGAACTGGGCACGCTCGAGATCAGCGTCACGGCGGAGACTTCGCCCCTCTCCCCCGTGGTCTCCACCCTCGACCACGAAGAGATCCGGCGCCTGTACGCCGTCGATCTCGCCGAGGCGGTCCCCCACCTCCCCGGGATCGGCGTGGACCACAACTCCTCGAGCGGCCGCGCGGGCCTCATGATCCGCGGCTTCGACACGCGCCAGGTGGGTCTCTACCTCGACGGCATCCCGCTCTACGTCCCCTACGACGGCTTCGTCGACGTCAGCCGGTTTCTCTCGAGCGACCTCGCCGCCATCGAGGTCGCCAAAGGATACTCCTCCCCCCTGCTGGGGCCGAACGGGTTGGGGGGCTCGGTGAACCTGGTGACGCGCCGGCCGGAAAAGGAGCTGGACGTGGACGCCGCACTCGGGACCGGCTCGGGCGACCGTCTGGAATCGTGGCTCCACCTGGGCACCGCCTGGCGCCGCTTCTTCCTCCAGGGGGGGGTGGACCGGGTCCAGACGGACTCCTTCCCGCTCTCGGGCGGGTATGAACCCACGCCGATGCAGCCGGACCACGAACGGATCAACTCCGACCGAGCCGACACCCGATTCAACGGGCGGCTGGGCTGGACGCCGCGGGACGGGGACCAGTACGTGCTCTCCTACGTCCGCCAGGAGTCGGACTACGGGGTCCCCCCTTATTCCGGCACCGACACCCGCAACAACAAGCCGAAATTCTGGCGCTGGCCCGACTGGAAGCGGGAGATGGCTTACTTCACCTCCCGGACCACCCTGGGGAACACCGGCGACCTGAAGCTCCGGGTCTTCTACGACCGTTACCGCAACGCCATGACGGGCTTCACCGACGCGACCTATTCCGGGCTTTCGAGCGTCGCGCCCCTGGATGACCACTCGCTCGGGACCTCGGCGGAGTTTTCCACCCGGCGCTTTTCCCGGAACGCCCTGGGGATTTCCTTTTTTCTGAAGGACGACATCCACGAGGAAAGCTCCATCTCCTACTCCGGGGAGTCGCCCCTCGGCCAGCCCTGGAGACGGCAGCACGACAGGATGATGTCGATCGGGGTCCAGGACGTCGTCACTCTTTCCTCCCGGCTGAAGGGGACGGTCGGGTTCAGCGCCGATTACCTCGATGCCGTGGACGCCGAGGACCTGCTGACGACGGTGACGGGCTCCGGGAGCGAGCGCGCGACCGTCTACACGATCGCCCCTTTCGATTGCCCGGGCTCCGATTGCCTGGCCCGGACCTGGGGCCTCAACCCGCTCGCCTCGCTTTCCTACGCCGTGTCGGAATCGGGCTCCCTGTTTTTCTCCTTTGCGCGCAAGAGCCACTTCCCGACCCTCAAGGACCGCTACTCCTACCGCTACGGCCGGGCGATCCCCAACCCGTCCCTCCAGCCGGAGCACGCGCGCAACTGGAATTTGGGGTACGCGCACGCCCTCGGACGCGGCACCATGCTGCAGGCGGACCTGTTCCGAAGCGACGTCGGCGACGCCATCCAGAACGCGCTCGTTCCGGAAGAGTTCGAGGGGCAGTGCCCGTCCCTGGCGGGCGGGATGTGCCAGCAGGCGGTCAATGTCGGCACGGAAACCCACCAGGGGGTGGAATTCACCCTGCGCAGCGCCCCCGTCCCCCGGCTCGCCATCAACGCGAACTACAGCTATTTGAACTGGACCCTCTCGGGCCCCTCGAATATGCTGGGGGTGCACCCGGTGCGCGCGCCGCGCCACAAGGTCGTCGGGACGGCCGATTACGGCCTGGCGCGGGACATTCACCTGATGGCCGCGGCGCGCTACGAAAGCGGCACCGTGACGACGAACGATTCCGGGGCCATCGTCCCCGCCTCCCGGTTCGCCACCGTCGATGTGGGGGTGATCGTCCCGCTCGGGCGGGGCGCGCGCCTCACGGGAGGGGTCAAGAATCTCCTGGACCGGAATTATCACTACCAGGAGGGCTTTCCCGAACCGGGCCGCAACTGGCACCTGAGCCTGCGCTGGCTCCATTAG
- a CDS encoding DUF5320 domain-containing protein: MPGGDRTGPMGMGSMTGRAAGYCAGFGAPGYAQPGPGRGFGYGRGRGFGGGGRGWRNMYYATGRPGWSRFGRGAVPYGYPPYRTPDPGTETEALRNQAEMLKTELDAIEKRLSEIEAAAETARD; encoded by the coding sequence ATGCCAGGAGGAGATCGAACAGGACCGATGGGAATGGGATCCATGACTGGACGCGCGGCCGGCTATTGCGCCGGGTTCGGGGCGCCGGGATATGCGCAGCCCGGGCCGGGCCGCGGCTTCGGTTACGGCCGGGGCCGCGGGTTCGGAGGCGGCGGCCGCGGCTGGCGCAACATGTATTACGCCACCGGGCGGCCGGGATGGAGCCGTTTCGGCCGGGGGGCCGTCCCATACGGATACCCCCCTTACCGGACACCCGACCCGGGAACGGAGACCGAGGCGCTCAGGAACCAGGCCGAGATGCTCAAGACGGAACTCGACGCCATCGAGAAGCGTCTTTCCGAAATCGAGGCCGCGGCCGAAACGGCACGGGATTAG
- a CDS encoding tannase/feruloyl esterase family alpha/beta hydrolase, with the protein MLSYVAKIFCAAAAGALLLAAPTRAASCESLASLSLPDGKITSASLVAAGAFTPPGGGGMLAGGPGGTAAFKAAPAFCRVTATLTPTTDSDIRIEIWMPAEKWNGKLVGIGNGVWAGSISYSALAEPLAEGYATVATDTGHVGSGMDARFAVGHPEKLIDFGYRAVHEMTVKAKILIAAYYGRKEQRSLWVSCSTGGRQGLMEGYRYPEDYDGISAMAPANPMVGLMLSTLWTGYATMSEEPRALPAPKLMAVNQAFLNQCDPEDGLRDGIAADPEGCGFDPARLQCRDGGKADCLTAPQVEALRDIYAGVKNPRTGELVFAGFPPGSEQQLMALVSGKEPFPVATSYFRDIVFKDPKWDFRSFDYDRDLAESFRAGSDILDVPADGLRRFFERGGKLLLSHGWADGLIPAGNTIDFYKSMTEKMDPEEAAGSVRLFMIPGAGHCGGGDAPAVTDMLSVIDRWVETGEAPEGIRASTGPGQKPRSRPLCPYPQTAAYKGSGDLDDASSFECRAE; encoded by the coding sequence ATGTTGAGCTATGTGGCAAAAATATTCTGCGCGGCGGCCGCAGGCGCACTCCTCCTGGCTGCGCCGACCCGGGCTGCGTCCTGCGAGAGTCTCGCCTCGCTTTCGCTGCCGGACGGGAAAATCACCTCGGCCTCCCTGGTCGCGGCGGGCGCCTTCACCCCGCCCGGGGGCGGGGGGATGCTCGCGGGGGGGCCGGGAGGTACGGCCGCGTTCAAAGCCGCACCCGCCTTCTGCCGGGTGACCGCCACGCTCACGCCCACGACCGATTCCGACATCAGGATCGAGATCTGGATGCCGGCCGAGAAGTGGAACGGCAAGCTGGTCGGGATCGGCAACGGGGTGTGGGCCGGCAGCATCAGCTATTCCGCGCTGGCCGAACCCCTGGCGGAAGGCTACGCCACCGTGGCGACGGACACCGGCCATGTCGGCAGCGGCATGGACGCCCGTTTCGCCGTCGGCCACCCGGAGAAGCTGATCGATTTCGGCTACCGGGCGGTGCACGAAATGACGGTGAAGGCGAAGATCCTCATCGCCGCCTATTACGGGCGCAAGGAGCAGAGGTCGCTCTGGGTCAGCTGCTCCACGGGGGGCCGGCAGGGGCTCATGGAGGGGTACCGATACCCCGAGGATTACGACGGCATCTCCGCGATGGCGCCGGCCAACCCCATGGTGGGCCTGATGCTGAGCACGCTCTGGACCGGCTACGCCACGATGAGCGAGGAACCACGCGCCCTCCCGGCGCCCAAACTGATGGCGGTCAACCAGGCCTTTCTGAATCAATGCGACCCCGAGGACGGGCTCAGGGACGGGATCGCGGCCGACCCCGAGGGATGCGGCTTCGATCCCGCCCGGCTCCAGTGCCGCGACGGCGGCAAGGCCGACTGCCTGACCGCGCCGCAGGTCGAGGCGCTCCGTGACATCTACGCCGGGGTGAAAAACCCGCGCACAGGGGAGCTGGTCTTCGCCGGCTTCCCCCCGGGGAGCGAGCAGCAGCTGATGGCACTGGTCAGCGGCAAAGAACCGTTCCCGGTGGCCACCTCCTACTTCCGCGACATTGTGTTCAAGGATCCGAAGTGGGACTTCCGCTCCTTCGACTACGACCGGGACCTGGCCGAATCGTTCCGGGCCGGGAGCGACATCCTGGACGTCCCGGCCGACGGACTCCGGCGGTTCTTCGAGCGGGGGGGGAAGCTCCTCCTCTCGCACGGCTGGGCGGACGGCCTGATCCCGGCGGGGAACACCATCGACTTCTACAAATCGATGACGGAGAAGATGGACCCTGAAGAGGCGGCCGGATCGGTCCGCCTCTTCATGATCCCCGGTGCCGGCCACTGCGGCGGCGGCGACGCCCCCGCCGTCACCGACATGCTCTCGGTGATCGACCGCTGGGTGGAAACGGGCGAGGCACCCGAAGGCATCCGGGCAAGCACCGGCCCGGGTCAGAAGCCGCGCTCGCGCCCCCTCTGCCCCTACCCGCAGACGGCGGCGTATAAAGGCTCGGGCGACCTCGACGACGCGTCCAGCTTCGAGTGCAGGGCTGAGTAG
- a CDS encoding alpha-N-arabinofuranosidase, which produces MRPFIRALTLLLTAALPASAVAAADTTVVVRADHPGPVIDKNVYAQFSEHLGSGIYGGVFVGEDSPIPNTRGLRDDVIAALRELRVPMVRWPGGCFADEYHWRDGIGPRERRAVRINTNWGGVPEDNAFGTHEFFDFVELIGADAYVNANVGTGTPREAAEWLEYMTGDQDTTLVRERKANGRERPWKVSIYALGNETWGCGGNMRPEYYADLYNQYATFMKTRPGAMPELLASGDHDGETVFTETLMKNVRGRMDAISLHYYTILGPRWEDKDTATGFDEEGWIRTLANTLRIDGFIARQDALLSELEKARSGGRPRVKTGLYVDEWGTWYRPQPGSNPGFLVQQNTLRDALVAAANFNIFHKYADRVRMTAIAQTVNVLQAMILTDGPAMVRTPTYHAFHMYRPFQDAVSLPAEVETGTYSHDRWSVPRVTASAARAKDGSLVIGLVNLDPHAASGVSVEIEGAPVSAVTGRVLTAEAMDAHNTFENPETLHPVPFTGAKLEGGRLDLRLPAKSVVVLELR; this is translated from the coding sequence ATGAGACCTTTCATCAGAGCGCTGACGCTTTTGCTGACGGCCGCCCTGCCCGCCTCCGCCGTGGCGGCGGCCGACACCACCGTCGTCGTGCGGGCCGACCATCCGGGCCCCGTCATCGACAAGAATGTCTACGCCCAGTTCTCGGAGCACCTGGGAAGCGGCATCTACGGCGGCGTCTTTGTCGGCGAGGACTCCCCGATCCCGAACACCCGGGGGTTGCGCGACGACGTCATCGCCGCCCTCCGGGAGCTTCGGGTCCCGATGGTGCGCTGGCCCGGCGGCTGCTTCGCCGACGAATACCACTGGCGCGACGGGATCGGCCCGCGGGAGCGGCGCGCGGTCCGCATCAACACCAACTGGGGCGGGGTCCCCGAGGACAACGCCTTCGGCACCCACGAGTTTTTCGATTTCGTCGAGCTGATCGGCGCCGACGCCTACGTGAACGCCAACGTCGGGACCGGCACCCCCCGGGAAGCGGCCGAGTGGCTGGAGTACATGACGGGGGACCAGGACACGACCCTGGTGCGGGAACGGAAGGCCAACGGCCGGGAACGGCCCTGGAAGGTTTCCATCTACGCCCTGGGGAACGAGACCTGGGGCTGCGGCGGGAACATGCGCCCCGAGTACTACGCCGACCTCTACAACCAGTACGCCACCTTCATGAAGACGCGCCCCGGGGCGATGCCGGAGCTTCTGGCGTCGGGCGACCACGACGGCGAGACGGTCTTCACCGAAACCCTGATGAAGAACGTGCGGGGCCGGATGGACGCGATCTCGCTCCATTACTACACCATCCTGGGACCACGCTGGGAGGACAAGGACACGGCCACCGGCTTCGACGAGGAGGGATGGATCCGGACCCTTGCCAACACCCTCCGGATCGACGGCTTCATCGCCCGGCAGGACGCGCTCCTGTCGGAGCTCGAAAAAGCGCGCTCCGGCGGCCGGCCGCGCGTGAAGACCGGGCTGTATGTCGACGAGTGGGGGACCTGGTACCGGCCCCAGCCGGGCTCCAACCCCGGGTTTCTCGTCCAGCAGAACACCCTGCGGGACGCCCTCGTGGCCGCGGCGAACTTCAACATCTTCCACAAGTACGCCGACCGGGTCCGGATGACGGCCATCGCCCAGACCGTCAACGTGCTGCAGGCGATGATCCTCACCGACGGACCCGCGATGGTCCGGACCCCGACCTATCACGCCTTCCACATGTACCGTCCGTTCCAGGACGCCGTCTCCCTCCCGGCCGAGGTAGAGACGGGCACCTACAGCCACGACCGCTGGTCCGTTCCCCGGGTCACCGCCTCGGCCGCGCGGGCGAAGGACGGATCGCTCGTGATCGGCCTGGTGAACCTCGATCCTCACGCCGCCAGCGGAGTCTCGGTGGAAATCGAGGGCGCGCCGGTCTCGGCGGTCACGGGCAGAGTCCTGACGGCGGAGGCCATGGATGCGCACAACACTTTCGAAAACCCGGAAACGCTCCACCCCGTCCCCTTTACGGGGGCGAAGCTGGAAGGGGGCCGGCTCGACCTGCGCCTGCCGGCGAAATCGGTCGTGGTCCTCGAGCTGCGCTAG